GAGCCAAAGAAGTTCTTGGAAAAGTTGCCAAAGTGATAAAAGCAAAACCTGATTTTGAATTTATGGTTGAAGGTCATACTGACAACGTGCCTATTTCAAAACCATGCTTTGAAGATAATTGGGATTTAAGCACCAAAAGAGCAACTTCCGTTGTGAGAGTTCTTCAAAATGAGTATAATGTTGATCCAAGTAGAATGGTAGCAGCTGGTAGAGGTGAATATGTGCCTTTAGAATCTAACAGTGATAAACTTGGAAGAGCGAGAAATAGACGAACAAAAATTATAGTTTTACCAAAACTCGATCAATTTTATAACATGATTGAACAAGGTATGAAAAAGCTTTAAAAACTATCAAAAAGATATAAAACCTCAGCTTGCTGAGGTTTTTTTATGCCGAAATGTCAGGTGTTTTTATAAATAATAAAATATTTAAAAACTAAGCTGATATCAGTTATAGTCTTGTTTTAAAGAATATTTGTATTATATGTTAAGCAAACTTATTACTCTAATTCGTTACTCTGCATAATCATTGTAGTATATATGGCAACTATTAATTTTAAAATTAAAATATGAAAGTATTAGTTATTGGAGCTGGAAATATGGGGCTTACTTATTCTGAAGGTATGGCTCAGTCGGCTTTGCTCAACAGACGCAAATTAATGATTCACGATGTTTCTACAGAAACTATTGAATTGCTCAGAAAAGATGAACAATTTGATGTTTATGAAAAAATAGAAGATTGTTTGCCTGATGCAGACATCGTTTTTATAGCTGTAAAGCCTTATCACTGCGAAGATTTGTTTAAAAACATAAAACCCTACGTCAACAATCAACAAATTTTTGTATCCCTAATGGCTGGTGTGACCATTGCTAAAATTCAAGATTTATTAGGTATTGATAAGGTGGTGCGTACCATGCCAAACCTTCCTGCTAAGGTTGGTAAAGGCGTTACTTCTTTTACTGAATCTGATAGCGTTTCAAGAGTTGAATTGCTT
This genomic window from Flavobacterium sp. CS20 contains:
- the proC gene encoding pyrroline-5-carboxylate reductase — encoded protein: MKVLVIGAGNMGLTYSEGMAQSALLNRRKLMIHDVSTETIELLRKDEQFDVYEKIEDCLPDADIVFIAVKPYHCEDLFKNIKPYVNNQQIFVSLMAGVTIAKIQDLLGIDKVVRTMPNLPAKVGKGVTSFTESDSVSRVELLMIRNLLDTTGASIHVKDEDFINKSTGISGSGPAYIFYFMQSMLEVAKKMGFSDNDSKVLVSNTFEGAVKLFNDSDLSPETWMDRVASKGGTTRAALDSMDDNNVKELIKDATYATFNRAVELGE